CCTAGAGAGCACTCTGACACAGAGCTCAGTAGCTCCAGTGTCCAGGGACAGATCTCATTCAATGTTTTTCAATTTGCATCTAATTTGCACATTGTTCCCTTTAGTTGAGAATGTTCTGCTCACATTGTGTTTATGACTTGTCTCTTACTCTTTCTCTGAAATACTGAGACTGCACTGCTCATCAGTAACCCCAGAGTGAAGGTGATCAGTGCTGTCTGCCCTGCTTCACACAGGTGGGTCATTCTGCTGCTCTCTCATAGATTGACAGGCAGCTTTACTCAACTGTCCACTTTTCTGCTTCTTTGTATCACTAATATATTTCTATCCTGTTTGTTGGCTTGTGAGTCTTCACAGAGCAGTGGGGGGGTAGGCCAGTCCCTGAGACGTCAGCCTGTCTTGTGCAGAAGATCACAGAGGGTCTTCACAGGAAACAGGTCTGGGGTTTTAAGGTTATAAGGTGCTTTTCTGCTGGCTGTGTcctttaaacatgttttatttcaagaGAAGTAAGATCCTTttgtctgtgctctgtgtcagaGTCACTGGCGATGAGACAGGACTCCTCTGACTGTCTGAACCTGACTGGATTGTTATACCTTTatttcgcttcctacactggctatgtccctgacctctacaaacgatatatcgatgactgcgtcggtgccgccacatgctccaacgatcagcttgaattcttcctgcaccatttcaccaacttccacccgtccctcaaatatacggttaacatttcttccaccactcttccgtttctagacatccacttgtctatcaactacccccgactgtccacttcagtttattacaaacccacggattcacacagctacctcctgtacagctcatttcaccccaaccacactaaaaactctcttcctttttcacagttccttaggttacgacgattatgcagcgacgacatcgacttcgagaaccaagccctcgaaatgtactcatttttcaccaacagaggataccccagcagtgtgattgacagggcccttgcccgagccaaaaacacccctcggaccatcaacccgatcaggaactcccgccgtaacaaccacattcccttggtgcttccttaccaccctaacacacttcctatccccaggaccattaaccagaacttttccatcctacaggatgatccctccataggggccctcttttctgatcgccctatcatctcatatcgccgaccacctaatctgcgtaacctccttgttcacagctcccttgaccgccctcaacaaccatccacaccaggcactttcccttgcaacagagctcgctgtatcacctgcaagtacacatccaacaccacactcattcaaggcccctcaggacaattctgcaTCACCCAGAGGGcttcttgtacctccagcaaccttatttactgtatctcttgcagtaaatgcccagccatctacactggggaaacaggaaggagactcggagaccgcttcagagaacacgtcagggctgtgaagattaaagatctctccaagcccattgtttctcatttcacctctgacggccacgaccactctaatctctccgtctgtgttctcaaagacggttttccgaactcatacatcagaaagaccaccgaaactaaaattattctgcagctaggatcacacattctcccttcccttaacgacagattactgttcttttaaattttctccattcattggaagtttcatttcacacctctctgcacccattctgacttcacacctcttgattggcctctctttctgtcccctgctcccgcctctcactcctcctccctcccaacctttgttctcccgctactgtacctttgcctactgccctgtctctctcacacctgaagaaggctccacggccgaaacgttgtgttctctttcttctttttttcagcatggaataaacctattactgtgTTTTATCAGAGATGTGCTGCCCTAGAAGAATAACTCTACATCACCCCTGAGACATGCAGTTAGTTCACCAACAGGTGAGATCACTGACTGTACTTGTCTGTAAAGCAGAGAACAGCCTGTCTAGTGATGAGAGGAGGAGGCTGGTTGTCAGAAgtcattttctcaaaatgaacAGCTGATGGTGAAGATTGAGATCTAAAAACTTTAACAGGCTCTTCTGTAAAGTAGAGGCTCACCTGTGTGGAAGTCAGATACTGGGGACCAGACACAGATTCAGAAGAGGCAGGACTTGTCTGAGCAACTTCCTAGAGATCTTCACACAGCCAGCATCGGGAATGGACACACAGAGAGGATGATCTGGTCTGGttagattttcagaagcctTTCGATAAAGTTCTGCATAAAAGATTCATTCTCATTTCGCAGGTGTtagaaattccaggaaaggaTTGTGTTTGGATTGAGAATTGGTTATTAAACAGAGAGCACAGATGAGAGGTCAGTTCTCTTATTAggatgatgtaattagtggagtttCTGATGGTCTTCCTGATTTATGTCAGTGATCTACTTTCTGGTCcagttagtaaactagtcagGTTGCCCATGATACCAAACTAATAGGATTAgtaaacactgtagaagcagcaaatgaTTTTCAAAAAGTCTTGGATCTGTCTAAATAGAACTAATCTATTATGTTAACATGTAGAATCAAATGTGTGGAACTTAAATGGAGGATATTTTATGTTCCAACTGTATGTTACAGGATTAAAACTGCAGAAAGGTTTTAAATGAGATGGGGGGCATTGCGTCACAACAACAGGAACTGAGAAAACTCCTCCTTCTGACTCTTCCTCGTTCAGTACCCTTCCTTCTGTCTCTGTGCGGAGAGGAAGTACACCGTGACGAGAAAGAGACATTTTAAAGACGCTGAGACAGTGAGACACCATGGCTGAAGATGTGACCTACGCTGACATCAAATTCACTAACATACAGGGACAGAGGAGTCCAACCATCACCACTATTCCAGCACAGCCAGGATCCCCCCACAGTGAGTACAGACCCCCCACAGCTGCCTCTgacactggaacactgtgatactgtctgtctgctgcactggagcactgtgatactgtctgtctgctgtactgtaacactgtgatactgtctgtctgctgcactggagcactgtgatactgtctgtctgctgcactgtaacactgtgatactgtctgctgcactggaacactgtgatactgtctgtctgctgcactgtaaaactgtgatactgtctgtctgctgcactgtaacactgtgatgctgtctttcttctgcactgtaacactgtgatactgtctgtctgctagactgtaacactgtgatactgtctgctgcactgtaacactgtgatactgtctctcttctgcactgtaacactgtgatactgtctgctgcactggaacactgtgatactgtctgtctgctatgctgtaacactgtgatactgtctgtctgctgcactgtaacactgtgatactgtctgtctgctagactgtaacactgtgatactgtctgctgcactgtaacactgtgatactgtctgtctgctgcactgtaacactgtgatactgtctgctgcactggaacactgtgatactgtctgtctgctgcactggaacactgaGATATTGTAAAGGGTCTCGGTTGTTTAGCATTAGTTATGAACTGTGATGTCatgacagtatgtgttacaagaAGTTCGAAATTTGAGTTTTCATGAAAGTTTAGGAGGCCGGACAACAGTCCAGATCTCCCTCACCTCTGCTAATCTGTGCTCTAATTCTCCATGATGTCATTTCCTGAAAAAGCAGGAATGATAGCCTGTTATTGTAGTGAGCGATCAGGTCATATTGTAGAGATGTCTGACTTCTTCACTGGAAGATTCCACTGAATTTAAACAGTTAATCCTGGCAGATCTGTGTTTCCCGGTCCAGAAAGTGGTCTCTGGTGAGGAACACCTGACACAGAGTCCATGAGATCTTATTTCTGGGTTTGATGGTTGAGCTACTCACACTTAACACTGGCAGCTCGTGTGCAGGTGGCCTTGAGATGTGATCAGGTGTTTGACTGCACATTCCAAGCTGGGTTTCTTCCCTCCCAAACTCAGCTGTATTATTAAGAGTCGAAGCTCTTCTGACTCCAGAGCAGCTGTGGGAGTCTGGGATGAGCTGTCCTGCTGtggtgttgaagccgataccctggcttctctcaggacacagctgggtgagctcctggATCAGTGAGCTCCTAACTACTGAACTGCTCTCCTTTCTCACTGTTCttctgtgtggatgtgttttatacagtaagaaACCTGTGGAGTCTCTGAGTGAAGATGCTCAGAACAGACATATCCTGTAACTCCTCAGTGTGTCTAAGATGCCTTAAACTTGTGCACAACCACTAGTTTCTTAATTACATTGCACATATTGTTATAGAGACAAATAAATGTGACTGCacataaatacttttaaatcatATATCTGTTTGTAACCCTTCTTCTATATAAAGCTGACAAGGCTGTAGTTTCCTGTTTGTTCTCTTGTGGTTTGGTTTTCTCCAGTATTTTCTCTCTCACTGCACAGAGCTCTAGTTCATGTGAAGTCTGACCCCACTCGGACCACAGCGCAGGACGGGAGCTGTGTCTCCTCCTCACCCTCCCCAGCTGTGTGCCAGGCGGTCAGAGTTTCTttattaacctgtctctctctgtctcagcccAGCCCAGGTGCAGGAGGGGTCTGCTCATCGCTCTGGGAGTCACAGTGTGCGTCTTGCTGGCTGCAGTCGCTGTCGTGGGGATCTGTAAGTCTAACAGTCCATCATGTCCTTCTTACAGGGAAAAGAGTGTGTTTGAGAGTCACCTTCTTCATTCTCATCTCTTCAAGAACAAGAGACTCTTCCACTGGTGCTCACTCTCTCTTAGTGTGACTGTCAGTGTGCAGGCAGCCTGGCCTGAGACTTACAGCTGATCACAGTGTTtgcaggctgcagaggaacaggtaaaggtttattcctgctgaaagagaagagaagaaacacaacattttggctgtggagtctcAGGTGTCTCTTGTtcctgcgcatgctgacacagctccctgctgGAGTCGGGACTGGATCTGACTGTCAGCCTCACAGACACTATCCAGGAACACACTGGGAACACACCTCCTGCTACTGGGCTGGACAGAGTCCAGAGAGACAGGTTGTGCTGCTGggcagtacaggacactgacGCTGCACTGGGAGAGTGACCAGACACTGTCTTTCTCCTGCTGTTTCTCTGGCTCTCTCACTCTGTGCCTCTGTGAGTGTGATGGTGTCTCTCTGtccttctccctctccctctcagtCTAGTGTGTCTGGAGATGTTCCTCTGTCTCAGAgggttagagagagagagaatgaggaaataggagaggaggaggaggggtttCTGAGTTCCTGTTTGCTGTCCAGTGCTTTACTGTCACTCTGACCTGGCAGAGACTCAGTGTGACTCAGTGTCCAAACGTCTCACTGGACCCTGCTAATACAGTCAGAACTATGGACACAGACAGCGTTTACACTGGGCTACAGAAACCAGCACAGGACGTGTACGAGACTGTGAccaggagagcagagagagagccagGAGGAGAGCAGACCAGTGAGTACAGAGCTGATGCACTGAGATACTGAGATACTGAGACAGTAGCACAGTAGCACTCTGATGCACTGATACACTCACACAGTTATACTCTGATACACTGGTTCTGTAACACACTGACAAGCTCTGACTTACTGTCGTCTGTCAGTGACTCTGACAGCGACTCACTGATACACAACAAGACATAATGAAAGACCTGATCAGCTAACTGACGCAGTGAAAGGTCAACACACCTGCatactgacagtgtgtgtctgctctgctgcaCTATTTCACCCTTATATCTGATCTGTTCATGCCTGACATTTTATTCTTTGTGTTTCCTGGTCTCCTTGGCTGTTTCTATCTGACTCTCTTTGTGATCTctctcagtcagtcagtctgcACCAGTGGGTCTTCGCTCTGACCACAGTGTATTTTCACTCCTCAGTGGTCAGTCACATGACCTCTTCACAGCTCTGGAGTGAGGAGACGCCTCTGTCAGTCCCCCTCCTGAAGTGTCTCACTCTTAGCCTTCAGCTGCTCACACCCCTCCTCCACAGTCAGTCCCAGTGACACCCTGCAgctccagtcagggtgtctgcttGAGCTCCACTTCCCCGGCCACTCAGAGTCCTgctgtgtccagtctgtggggAGAATtcacctgtctccctctctccctggccAGGACAGTCCAGGAGTAGGAGCTGTGTGTCCATCAGCCTGGGAGTCACAGTGTGTGTCTTACTGGTCACAGTCATTGCCCTGGGGACAGTCTGTAAGTCTGATAGTCACTCCTGTCATTTCATATGGacctgtgtgaatctgtgtctAATCTTACAGTGATCAAATGGCTTTGATGTCTGAATTACACAGTCACCCTTCTcttttatatgtgtgtgtgaagCAATACCAGATATTCTGGGCTCTGATCAGCCTCTGGATATCTGCTGTTCAGGACTGTGGCTCCAGGCTGTGAGCTGCTGGGCTCAAGCTGCTCTCTTACCGCCTGAGACAGGAAGAGACTACAAGTCACATGACCTGAAAGTCCTAATTGCACAAAGCCAGTGAAGTGTTTACTTTTTTCTGAAAGTATTTTTAACACCACAGTTGTGTTTCCTGAAGGGCTGTAGCAGTGTGAAGTATTGAGGTTTCTGTATTTGAGCCCTGTTGCCATGGTGACGTTCCTCTGGTCATTCAGAGCTTCTCTGTGGGGAAGGTTGTGGTTTTGTCTTCACAagctaaaacagaaaatagcaGTGAACAAGACTCATGATTACAGAGAATAGAGGAACAAACACtataaacacacagaaaaggTTGAGGAAACATATAGTATTATTAATGAGAGTGAGAATATATGTACGAACAGGATTATAACTGATCTACCTACAATATATGTGTAAGTACAGAGCCTAGTGTGTTGGGAATGTCCTCATTCAGAAATGAtctaatataattaaatataattaaattaattttacaaaGTGTAATGATTTTGTATTGATGATTTAGTGTTTAAGTGTTGAAGTGTGAGACCAGCTTCACAAAATCATACTTTCCTTTCAGAGCTGTGAGCTAAATATGGACACTGTGCCAGACAGTTtttcactaataataataacaataatctcTTTGCTgttctgtactgtaaaatactgtTACTGGGGAGCTGAACACAGTATTGTATGTAGGTGTTACGGATTCGGCcagtgaaaccgaaaccaagtagtgaacccacttgcgggaGCCGATAAAGACAAGTCGTGATCCAAATACCGAAGccgaaggagagagccgagagtccaggggacgCCAGAGAACCAAACAGGGAGAAAGCAACCGAAGCCGAGCCGTAATCCAAAAGACGTAGTAAAAGGGGAGAAACCAGAGTCGGAACCAGAACAGCACAAGGAGGTAGAAGGCGTAGCGCAACTAAGTagctcgaaagggaaaccaatactgagcgaggaggtagggaaagacaagTGCTTGAATACCAGATGAGACGGAGCTGGGGTGGTGAAAGTGCACCCTGACAGGTGGACTGATGAACTAAGGCTACGCCTTCCTCTGCCTCTttcgttgccgagaggcagggatcgtaacagtaGGGTTTTACCATGACGTAAACCTTCATCACAACCTCCCTGGGTTTAAAGTCCACTCTCTCTGTACACATCCCAGCAGGCTGTGCCCAGGCTGTCTGGATGAGGACAGAAGACTCTGCAGGAACACACAGGTCCTCTCAGGCGGAGCTTCCTGCAGCTCCCAGTCCCCCAGGAGAGCTGTCTGCTGTAGCTCCTGCTTCCTGTGTGGATCgctgtgctcttatctgtcctcATCCAGACACACACCCTTTCTCAACTAGCACTGAAATACTCATGATATTAATTGTAAATcattagtttaattaaataattaagatcAGAGATGCACAGACCAGGAGATGATAATACTACTGAAGTGGATCATTCCTGTGATTGATGGATCaggcagacagagacagacagctgATATACAGATGACAGGCAGACAGATGAATCTGGTTGATTAAATGATGTTGTGTGTTCTGGGGCTGTGACCTGCAGTGTGGAAACAGAACAGCTCAGACTGGGAGAGAAAACTGgagaagaaggaggaggagctggagaagaTGAAGTCGGAGCTGGAGGGAAACCAGAATAAATCTGCGACACAATGTAATGATGCTGAGACACACTGGAATGATACAGAGAGATACAGGAGTGAAGCTGAGAGATACAGGAGTGAAGCTGACAGatacaggaaacagctggagaaGTTCTGTGTGGACCCTTCTACTGGGAAGAgaagtaagtgtgtgtgtgggagtgagagttgagtgtgtatgtgggagtgagagtgtgtgtgtgggagtgagagttgagtgtgtgtgggagtgagagttgagtgtgtgtgtgggagtgagagttgagtgtgtgtgggagtgagagttgagtgtgtgtgggagtgagagttgagtgtgtgtgtgggagtgagagttgagtgtgtgtgggagtgagagTGAAGTGTGTGTAGGAgtgagagttgagtgtgtgtgtaggagTGACAGGTCTGCAGGGTGAAACAgcagcagagaggagagagaagaccTGTTTCTTGGACAGAGCTGGTCTTCAGGTTGGTctggagctggagctgctgctgtTGGTAAGAGACGTGTTTGAGAAGACAGACAGACTCTCAGACATGAGGATAAGAGCCTCAGGGCTGTTCTCTACACAGTCAGTGACGATCAGGTGGAGACTCACTACTGACCCGTCTGTCAGTGTGAGTCTCAGTGCTGCAGGACTCCAGGAGAAACAGTACAGGAGCTCAGTGGTTCAGTgtcactgaactgaactgagagagtctgtacagaggagagtcctgaggaatccctgaggctcagtcagtattaatccaggtgattcctgtgtgtctgtctgtacagagGAGATTCCTGAGGAATCCCTGAGGCTCAGTCAGTATTAATCCAGGTGattcctgtgtctgtctgtacagaggagagtcctgaggaatccctgaggctcagtcagtattaatccaggtgattcctgtgtgtctgtctgtccagaggagagtcctgaggaatccctgaggctcagtcagtattaatccaggtggttcctgtgtgtctgtctgtacagagCAGCAGTGCTGTCCAGAGGGATGGAAGGGGGGAGACAGTGGAAGATGTTACTACGTCTCTACAGACCAGAGATCCTGGGTGTCTGCGAATCAGTCCTGCTCGTCAGTGGGAGCTCAGCTGCTGGTGATTAATGACAAAAAGGAACTGGTGAGAACAAGAGATTCTCTGAGGGAGAAAGATTAgcataatttttaaaaacactccACTGAAAAGCCATTCAAAAATACAAGGAACGacttaatatttcaaataaaattataatctCTTCATTATTCCTCTCAAATAAATGTTCCTCATCAGTCCCCTTATGAGCCCTTCATCAGTGTCCTCACCTTCAGAGTTTGAAAAGCAGTGACTGTTTCCCCTGTACAGCCTGTGTGTGAACAGAGCAGAGTGAGCAGCAGTGTGAGAGATGAGAGTGTGGGGATGGATCTCTGCTCTACAGCTCACAGGCAGTGCTGCCCAACACCAGGCACAGTGAGATCATGCCCACTGTGTGCTCAGATACAGTTTCTGATCTCAGACCAGCCCTGTCCCAGGAGACACACTGCCCAGCTGACACCAGACCCACAACCTCCTTTCCTGCTGCTCTCACTGGCATGAAGGGCTGTGACAGTGTGGAACCAGCTACCCAGACAAGCCCCATCAGCGGGACGTTTAAC
This DNA window, taken from Lepisosteus oculatus isolate fLepOcu1 chromosome 23, fLepOcu1.hap2, whole genome shotgun sequence, encodes the following:
- the LOC138224598 gene encoding C-type lectin domain family 4 member E-like isoform X2 translates to MDTDSVYTGLQKPAQDVYETVTRRAEREPGGEQTRQSRSRSCVSISLGVTVCVLLVTVIALGTVLWKQNSSDWERKLEKKEEELEKMKSELEGNQNKSATQCNDAETHWNDTERYRSEAERYRSEADRYRKQLEKFCVDPSTGKRKQQCCPEGWKGGDSGRCYYVSTDQRSWVSANQSCSSVGAQLLVINDKKELELLGRLLKENTYYWIGLSWKDWEYQWRWVDGTVLDRKVVTADMGYSGYCATGYRSKGSFTVYSGTCEIPLLWICEGDVVTVWPPP
- the LOC138224598 gene encoding C-type lectin domain family 12 member B-like isoform X1, translated to MDTDSVYTGLQKPAQDVYETVTRRAEREPGGEQTRQSRSRSCVSISLGVTVCVLLVTVIALGTVLWKQNSSDWERKLEKKEEELEKMKSELEGNQNKSATQCNDAETHWNDTERYRSEAERYRSEADRYRKQLEKFCVDPSTGKRKQQCCPEGWKGGDSGRCYYVSTDQRSWVSANQSCSSVGAQLLVINDKKELELLGRLVKDNSYYWIGLSRKDRESQWRWVDGTVLDSKVVTAGTGYYGYCGYWSRGSSTVYSRECRETHPWICEGDAVRVWQPPSLS
- the LOC138224598 gene encoding oxidized low-density lipoprotein receptor 1-like isoform X4 — its product is MDTDSVYTGLQKPAQDVYETVTRRAEREPGGEQTRQSRSRSCVSISLGVTVCVLLVTVIALGTVLWKQNSSDWERKLEKKEEELEKMKSELEGNQNKSATQCNDAETHWNDTERYRSEAERYRSEADRYRKQLEKFCVDPSTGKRKQQCCPEGWKGGDSGRCYYVSTDQRSWVSANQSCSSVGAQLLVINDKKELPVCEQSRVSSSVRDESVGMDLCSTAHRQCCPTPGTVRSCPLCAQIQFLISDQPCPRRHTAQLTPDPQPPFLLLSLA
- the LOC138224598 gene encoding CD209 antigen-like protein E isoform X5 — encoded protein: MDTDSVYTGLQKPAQDVYETVTRRAEREPGGEQTMWKQNSSDWERKLEKKEEELEKMKSELEGNQNKSATQCNDAETHWNDTERYRSEAERYRSEADRYRKQLEKFCVDPSTGKRKQQCCPEGWKGGDSGRCYYVSTDQRSWVSANQSCSSVGAQLLVINDKKELELLGRLVKDNSYYWIGLSRKDRESQWRWVDGTVLDSKVVTAGTGYYGYCGYWSRGSSTVYSRECRETHPWICEGDAVRVWQPPSLS
- the LOC138224598 gene encoding C-type lectin domain family 12 member B-like isoform X3 encodes the protein MAEDVTYADIKFTNIQGQRSPTITTIPAQPGSPHTQPRCRRGLLIALGVTVCVLLAAVAVVGILWKQNSSDWERKLEKKEEELEKMKSELEGNQNKSATQCNDAETHWNDTERYRSEAERYRSEADRYRKQLEKFCVDPSTGKRKQQCCPEGWKGGDSGRCYYVSTDQRSWVSANQSCSSVGAQLLVINDKKELELLGRLVKDNSYYWIGLSRKDRESQWRWVDGTVLDSKVVTAGTGYYGYCGYWSRGSSTVYSRECRETHPWICEGDAVRVWQPPSLS